The following is a genomic window from Patagioenas fasciata isolate bPatFas1 chromosome 1, bPatFas1.hap1, whole genome shotgun sequence.
CCCAATGCCCCCTCCCAGCCTGCCTGTGGGGCACCCGCTCCCCACGCAGCTCCAGGGGGTCCCGTGGGGCTCAGGGGGGAGGCacctgctcctcctgcagctccgggGGTCCCGTGGGGTCCGGGGGGGCGGCACCCGCTCCCCACGCAGCTCCGGGGCGTCCCGTGGGGTCCAGAGGGGCAGCACCCGCCCCCCCCGCAGCTTAGCGGGTCCCGTGGGGTCCAGGGGGGCGGCACCCGCTTCCCACGCAGTTccggggggtcccggtgggtcCAGGGGGACAGCACCCGCTCCCCCCGCAGCTCGGGGTGTCCCATGGGGTCCAGGGGGACAGCACCCGCTCCCCCCGCAGCTCGGGGTGTCCCATGGGGTCCAGGGGGCAGCATCCGCTCCCCACGCAGCTCCGGGGAGTCCCGTGGGGTCCAGAGAGGCAGCACCCACTCTCTACGCAGCTCCGTGGACTCCCGTGGGGTCCGGGGGGTGGCACTCGCTCTCCCTGCAGCTTGGGGGGTCCCGTGGGGTGCAGGATGGCGGCACCCGCTCCCCATGCAGCTCCGGGGGGGTCCCGTGGGGCTCAGGGGGGCAGCACCCGCTTCCCACACAGCTCGGGGGGTCCCGTGGGGTCCAGGGGGTCAGCACCCGCTCCCCACGCAGCTCTGGGGCGTCCCGTGGGGTCCAGAGGGGCAGCACCTGCTCCCCACGCAGCTCCGGGGGTCCCGTGGGGTCCAGGGGGGCGGCACCCGCTTCCCACGCAGCTCCGGGGGTCCCGTGGGGTCCGGGGGGGCGCACGGGGGTCGCGGTCCCAGCCCCCCCGCCCGCAGAACGCGCAGTACGGGAGCTGCTCGCTGCGCACCATGGGCGCCATGGAGGCCCTGGACCTGCTGGACCAGCTGGTGGACGAGTCGGACCCCGACGTGGATTTCCCCAACTCGTTCCACGCGTACCAAACCGCCGAGGGCATCCGCCGCGCGCACCCCGACAAAGGTGGGGCCGCTGTCCCCCCCCGCCATGCGGAGCCCCCGCTGGGGTCACATCCCGCGGGGGTGACGGTGCCGCTCGCCCCCAGACTGGTTCCACCTGGTGGGGCTGCTGCACGACCTGGGGAAGGTGCTGGCGCTCTTTGGGGAGCCCCAGGTGAGTTGGGGGGCAGGCGGGGGTACAGGGACCCCCCCGGGCTGGCGGGACACCTGTGACCCCCGCAGTGGGCCGTGGTGGGGGACACCTTCCCCGTGGGCTGCAAGGTGCAGAAGTCGGTGGTTTTCGGCGATTCCACCTTCCACAACAACCCCGACACCAGGGACCCCCGGTACAGGTGAGACCCCCGGGATGGGGCGCCCCGAGGGTTGTGCCCCCCAGAccgcagcacagctggggaaggggctgggtgtgggggggtccGGCCCTGACCCCCACTGGCTCCCCTCCAGCACTGAGTTCGGGATGTACCAGCCCCACTGCGGCCTGGAGAACGTCCTCATGTCCTGGGGACACGATGGTAAGGGGGTGCGGGGGGTGGACAGGGCTCTGTACCCCTGAACTGATGCACCCGGGGGGGCTGTGCCCGAGCTCCCCCACCCGCCCTATGCTGGGCCCTGGAGCCCCCAGTGTGGGGACCACAGCAGGGTCCCACATGCAACGTGTCCCCCCCAGAGTACATGTACAAGGTCATGAAGTTCAACCGCTTTGCGCTGCCCAAGGAGGTGAGGGCTGGGGCGGGGGCGTGACCcttgggggctgtggggaccccgggctgggctggcacatccccctccctgtgatCCCATATCCCTActctgtcctcatgtccccacatccccatccccatgttcCCATATCCCTaccctgtcctcatgtccccacatccccctccctgtgatCCCATATCCCTGCCCTGTCCTCAtgcccccacgtccccatccctgtgtccccacccacATATCCCTACCCCAGTCCTcatccatgtccctgtgtccccacccccatgtccctacCCCTAccctcgtgtccccatccctgtcctcatccatgtccttgtgtccccacccccatgtccctaccccaccccatccatgtccctgtgtccccacccccatgtccctaccctgtcctcatccccatccctgtgtcctcacccccatgtccctaccccaccccatccatgtccccatgtccccattcccatccccatatCCCTACCCATCCCCAGCCACAAcccagcatccccatccccacagccccatccctgtgtccaATCCCtgtacccctgtccccatccccatatccccacccTTATgttcccagccctgtccctgtatCCGcacgtctgtccccatgtccccagcctggtCCCGTGTCCCCAGGCGTTCTACATGGTGCGCTTCCACTCCTTCTACCCCTGGCACGCGCACGGGGATTACCGGCACCTCTGCTCCGAGCAGGACCTGCAGATGCTGCCCTGGGTGCAGGAGCTCaagtgggtgctggggaggccaGGGGGGCCTGCGggggctctgcagcccccagcactgacccccttgctcccacagCAAGTTCGACCTCTACACCAAGCAGGAGGAGCTGCCGGACGTGCAGCAGCTCCGAAGCTACTACCAGGGCCTGATCGACAAGTACTGCCCGGGGCAGCTCTGCTGGTGAGCAGGGACCCCCaccccgaggggaccccccctgccccacggCACCGCACCCGGACCCCGACCCGCGGCACCAACACAGCATCCCCTGCTCAGCCCCTCGCCGTGGAGGCACCAGGCTCTACAATAAACCCACTGTCATGCACCCCTGTGCCAGTCGTACCCCATGGGGGTTGGGGTCACCCCAGGGATGCGCAGGGGATGGGCAATGTCCCTGTCACCTCTCCTGGGGGGCCACGGGCCAGGGCAGGACACCCCTCTTCGGGGTGAGCCGGGGGGGCTGgaatgtcaaaggctttatttaGAAAATTATAGGAAAGCTCTGTGCTCAGTGCCGAGCTGAGGGAAGCACAGGGCAGCAGAGCCCCCCCCGGGACTGGGGGGCAGCAGAGCCACCCCCGGGCTggggggcagcagcagaggccccCCAGGCAAGGAATGGGGGGctgcccaaagctggggctgCCTGTGCAGAGCGCAGTGCAATCACCCCAGTGCAGCAGAACCCCCCTGGCACAGAGTGTCCCCCCCAAGCACAGAGCATCCCTCCTAAGCACAGAGCCCCCCCGGCACGGCCCTGGGGGAGCCGGGAGGGGGGCAGAAGGCTCTGCTGGCGCTGCTGCCTGCGCGGTGCAGGAAGGCACGGGCAGGAGCACGCCCCGGACAGGCAGCTGGGGGGGAGCTGCCGCCTCCTCGCCATGACCCCCCCGGCAaggggaaggggcaggagggggctgcaggcaaggCTGTCAGTCCATGGGGGGAAGATGGGGCTGGGCCAGCTCCAGGCGCTACTTCTTCTTCTTGGAGCCGCGGGGGCCGTCACTGTGGCCATCGGTGCCCCCCCGGGCGCGGCCGTCGTTGTGGCCATCGGTGCCCCCCCGGGCCTGGCCATCGGTGCCCCCCCGGGCGCGGCCCTcgcccctctcctcctccttcctccgcACCTGCCCGTTCTTCTCGCCACCCCCCCGGTCCGCAGGCTCCCCCCGGCGGGGCCCTTTGTGGCGGGCAGGGGGTGAGCCCCCCCGGGGCCTGCGGCGCAGGGCGCGCAGGACACAGGCGGTGGCGGCCACCAGGTAGAGGGACCAGAGCAGGATGGGGCCGGAGCAGGGCTGGCTGAGCTGGCGCAGGGACcgcagcagccagggcaggatGGCATCTGCTGGGCGCGACAGCGGCGGCTTGTcctgggggagaagggggggtcaggGCTGCCCCATGGCCCACAGCGTGGCACTGGGGGAGTGAGGGCTGCCCCATGGCCCACAGCGTGGCACAGGGGGGTCAGGGCCACATCCTGGCTAGGAGCAGGGTGAGGCCATGGCACAAGGAGAAggggggctgccccacagctgggAGTATGGCATGGCGGGGGCACAGCTGCCCCATTGCTGTGACAGAAGCTGGGGGTCACAGCTGCCCTGTGGCAGGGAGTACAGTGGGGCCACGGCATGGGGGGGGTCAGGGCTACCGCACAGGTGGGAGACTGGGGTGGCTGTGGCACAACGAGGGGGTCAGGGGTGGCACGGGGGGTCAGGGCTGCCCCACGGCTGGGAGCACAACAGCATGGCCATGgcacaggggtgtgggggtgttggggatgACCCTTGGCAGGGGCTCAGGCCTGGCCGTGGCACAGGGGGTACGGGGGGGGCCAGGGCTGCCCCCTGGTGCAGGGCCCTACCTTCAGGCCGTGCTGGCTGAGCAGACTCTCCAGCGCAGGGTCCcccagggacacgggggggaaGAACTCCTGGACATGCTGCCGTCGCCACCACTGCGCTGGGCCCGGGCTGTGGGATGGGGGGGGGCTCAGCAacaaaccctgtgccccccaggagcggGACAGTGCCCCCACCTTCCCCCGCAGCTCCCAAATCCAGCCCCCACCCCATGAGTCTGCAGGTTGATGGTGTCACAgcagctcaggagagcagaggggcTCTTGGGGAGAGGGGGGGGACAGGTGCTGGCAGCCCCCCACCCAAATCTGCTCACCTGCCCTCGGCGCTGCTAGTGAACCAGTACTTGTAGAGGCGGGCGCGGATGAAGAGGGGGGGCCGGGCGCTGAAGGGGTACAGGGACTCTTCCACCTGCACCAGGCGGATCACTGCCAGAGACAGAATGTCACCCTGCGCCCCGTACCGCAGGGACACCCCAAACTGtcgtggggacaccccaaagtGCCGTGGGGACACCCCAACCCACTGCAGAGACACCCCGAACCACTGTGGGGACACCCCGAGCTCCTGCAAGGAGACCCCAACCCACTGCAGGGACACCCCAAAGTACTGTGGGGACACTCCAAACTGCCACAGGGACACCCTAAACCCCTGCAAGGACACCCCAAACTGCTGTAGGGCTGGAACCCAGCACCCCCTACCCCCCAGGGAAGGAGCTGCCCCCCACTCACCATCACGCTGGCCCTGCAGCAGCCGGTGCACGAAGCTGGtgaaccaggggctgctggtgtggGGGCCCAGTGCTGCAAACCACATCTGCCAGTCCAGACGCGGCTGGTGAGGGATCACCACGGGGGGGGCCCTGCTGACATTCCCCGGCTTGTACATGAACTCGATCTCCTGCAAGGGGGAGCAGAGGGCGCTGGGGGAGCAGCCAGCACCCCCAGACCAGCCTCCCCTACCTGGGCTACCAGCTCCTGGCAGTGAGACAAAGGCCATGGGGGACAGAGCCAGCAGGACAGGGACGTTTGGCTCCACTGCCTGTCCCCAGTCATGGTTCAGCCCTTTGGCACCAAATGTGATTGTTGAACTTGAcctgagagcaggacctggcaCTCGGCCtggttgggtcacaacaaccccatgaacgctgcaggctggggaagagcggctggaaaaggagctgggggtgttggtgccagcggctgaacatgagccagtgtgtgcccaggtggccaagaggccaccagcatcctggctgggaccagcactggtgtggccagcaggcccagggcagtgaccgtccctgtgctgggacctggggaggccaaaccgccaatcctgggggcagtgctgggcccctcacgccaagaaaggccttgaggtgctggagcgagtggagagaagggaacgcagctggggaggggctggagcacaagtgtgatgggagcggctgagggacctggggggttcagctggagaacaggagctgaggggagaccttctgatctctgaactgcctgaaaggagcttggagccaggggggtcgggctctgctccccaggaacaagcgccaggagcagaggaaacggcctcaagttgcgccaggggaggttgaggttggatgtgggaacaatttcttccccaaagggctgtggggcattggaacaggctgcccagggcagtgctggagtcaccatccctggagggttggacagacggacatgaggttcccaGGACATGGGGaagggacagggtgggttatgggCAGACTCCATAAcctggagggtctcttccaacccaaacgaccCTGCGATCCTCCCAAACAGGGACTCACCGTCCAGCTCTGCCGGTCGTAGCTGCCCTCCAGCACCACCTCGGGCCGCCCCCCCACGCCCGTCATCCTGCGGAACAGCCCGTAGGAATTCACCACCTGGAACCGCTCGACCGCGTTGAACATCTGGTGGATGCCGGGCCACAGTTTGCCGTTGGACTCGTAGTCAATGTAGGTGAACGGCACCTGGGAGGGCAGAGAGTGACTTTGTCATGGCTGGGGGTACCGAGTCTCCCAAGACAAACACAGTGCTGCTCCGCCACCCCCTCAGACACTCTCCAGCCGCTCACCAGGCTGATGGCGAACATCCCCAGGGTGGCTGTGGCGAACACGGCCCACTGCAGCGCGGCCCACAGCTTCCAGAAGCATCCGCGGACACAGGCACACCTGTTGGGGGTGGAAAGGGCTCAGAGCTGCGCAGCCCCCTGAGCCGGGGCTCCAGCTGCCAACTGCGGGGTTCAGAGCTGCTGGGGCAGAGGGCTCAGCCCCACAGCAACACCACAGAGGAGAATCCCCCCAACTcatccagcacccccagctcaaCGGTCCAGACGCCTGGTGTCCTTGCAGcacgaatcacagaatcatgttggttggaaaagcccctcaagttcaaccacaacccaccctgtccctgccccatgtcctgagaacctcatgtccgtttgtccagccctccagggatggtgactccagcactgccctgggcagcctgttccagtgccccacagccctttggggaagaaattgttcccacatccaacctcaacctcccctggcgcaacttgaggccgtttcctctgctcctggtgcttgttcctggggagcagagcccgatccccctggctccaagctcctttcagacagttcagagatcagaaggtctcccctcagctcctgttctccagctgaaccccccaggtccctcagccactccccacAATAATCACACCCTCAGGGACAGCACCAGCCGCCCCTCCCACCCAGCTGTGGGGccccggtgtccctgtccccacctgtACATGGCCACCAGGATCTCCCAGGACAGCGAGAGGAAGCCCAGTCCCACCAGCGGCAGCGTCACCGTCCGCAGCCACGTCGTGAATTCGTGGTAGGTGAAGGCTGGAGCAGAGGAAACCCCACAGGGTCAGAAAGGAGGCCCAGGGGGCACGGGGGGCCCAGCCGCTGGGCCAGGGGGGGCCAAGGGGCCATCAGCCCCGTGACGCACCTACTTTGGAGTCCAGCAGCCTCTTCTCCCAGTTGATCTCCAGGCCAAAGCAGCGGATGCTCCCGTAGAGCAGGAGCCC
Proteins encoded in this region:
- the MIOX gene encoding inositol oxygenase translates to MAPAPAGAGWAAPAPPPGIKPGVPWPPHSPQPSAPRHGPAPPSTGSMKSLGVDPDPCEGPEPSKAKAEYRNYTDGKLLDRVYNTYLQMHTHQTVDFVRKKNAQYGSCSLRTMGAMEALDLLDQLVDESDPDVDFPNSFHAYQTAEGIRRAHPDKDWFHLVGLLHDLGKVLALFGEPQWAVVGDTFPVGCKVQKSVVFGDSTFHNNPDTRDPRYSTEFGMYQPHCGLENVLMSWGHDEYMYKVMKFNRFALPKEAFYMVRFHSFYPWHAHGDYRHLCSEQDLQMLPWVQELNKFDLYTKQEELPDVQQLRSYYQGLIDKYCPGQLCW
- the LMF2 gene encoding lipase maturation factor 2, with amino-acid sequence MGDPPRRPRSLFLAGLAAAYLAAFASLYVQIPGLYGKDGILPARKVLRLSGKGLWEQFRDMPTVLWLGPRLGLDTEQGMELLCVLGALGSLGALLFEALRDSLLFALLWLLYLSLYQVGQVFLYFQWDSLLLEAGFLAVLVAPLRLLRGGSAAWRPHDGVTFWLVRWLLFRLMFASGVVKLTSRCPTWWGLTALTYHYETQCIPTPGAWFAHQLPVWFQKFSVVATYIIEIAVPVLFFAPARRLRLFAFYCQVLLQLLIILTGNYNFFNALTIILAFSLLDEEHMGRWLGRTRRRHSNAWPPSLHSLLSALLELSAYGLLLYGSIRCFGLEINWEKRLLDSKVAFTYHEFTTWLRTVTLPLVGLGFLSLSWEILVAMYRCACVRGCFWKLWAALQWAVFATATLGMFAISLVPFTYIDYESNGKLWPGIHQMFNAVERFQVVNSYGLFRRMTGVGGRPEVVLEGSYDRQSWTEIEFMYKPGNVSRAPPVVIPHQPRLDWQMWFAALGPHTSSPWFTSFVHRLLQGQRDVIRLVQVEESLYPFSARPPLFIRARLYKYWFTSSAEGSPGPAQWWRRQHVQEFFPPVSLGDPALESLLSQHGLKDKPPLSRPADAILPWLLRSLRQLSQPCSGPILLWSLYLVAATACVLRALRRRPRGGSPPARHKGPRRGEPADRGGGEKNGQVRRKEEERGEGRARGGTDGQARGGTDGHNDGRARGGTDGHSDGPRGSKKKK